From a region of the Enterobacter cancerogenus genome:
- the serB gene encoding phosphoserine phosphatase yields MPNITWCDLPMDVSLWPGLPLSLSGDEVMPLDYHAGRSGWLLYGRGLDKQRLTQYQSTLGAAMVIVAAWCVEDYQVIRLAGSLTQRATRLAHDAGLDVAPLGKIPHLKTPGLLVMDMDSTAIQIECIDEIAKLAGSGELVAEVTERAMRGELDFTASLRQRVATLKGADATILRQVRDELPLMPGLTQLVLKLETLGWKVAIASGGFTFFADYLRDKLRLTTVVANELEIVDGKLTGQVTGDIVDAQYKANTLTRLAEKYEIPVAQTVAIGDGANDLPMIKAAGLGIAYHAKPKVNEKTEVTIRHADLMGVFCILSGSINQK; encoded by the coding sequence ATGCCGAATATTACCTGGTGCGACCTGCCGATGGATGTCTCTTTATGGCCAGGATTGCCGCTCTCTTTAAGTGGCGATGAGGTAATGCCTCTCGATTATCACGCCGGTCGTAGCGGCTGGCTGCTGTACGGACGCGGCCTGGATAAGCAACGCCTTACCCAATATCAATCGACCCTGGGCGCAGCGATGGTGATCGTGGCGGCCTGGTGCGTGGAAGATTATCAGGTCATTCGCCTGGCAGGCTCCCTGACGCAGCGCGCAACGCGCCTGGCACACGATGCCGGGCTGGACGTCGCCCCGCTGGGCAAAATTCCGCATCTGAAAACGCCAGGCCTGCTGGTGATGGATATGGACTCCACGGCGATCCAGATCGAGTGCATCGACGAAATCGCGAAGCTGGCGGGCAGCGGCGAGCTGGTGGCGGAAGTCACCGAGCGGGCGATGCGCGGCGAGCTGGACTTTACCGCCAGCCTGAGACAGCGCGTCGCTACCCTGAAAGGGGCCGATGCGACCATTCTGCGCCAGGTACGCGACGAGCTGCCTTTGATGCCAGGATTAACACAGCTGGTGCTGAAGCTGGAGACGCTGGGCTGGAAAGTGGCTATCGCCTCGGGAGGGTTCACCTTCTTCGCGGATTACCTGCGCGATAAGCTGCGTTTGACCACCGTGGTGGCGAACGAGCTGGAGATCGTCGACGGTAAGCTGACGGGGCAGGTGACGGGCGACATCGTGGATGCGCAGTACAAAGCCAATACGTTAACGCGTCTGGCGGAAAAATATGAAATCCCTGTGGCGCAAACCGTGGCTATTGGCGACGGTGCCAACGACCTGCCGATGATCAAAGCGGCGGGCCTCGGCATTGCCTACCACGCGAAGCCCAAAGTGAATGAAAAGACGGAAGTGACCATCCGTCACGCTGACCTGATGGGGGTGTTCTGCATCCTCTCCGGCAGCATTAATCAGAAATAA
- a CDS encoding YtjB family periplasmic protein → MARAKLKFRLHRAVIVLSCLALLVALMQGASWFSQNHQRQRNPQFEELARTLARQVTLNVAPAMRTETPDEKRIGQVLRQLTENSRILDAGVYDEQGDLIARAGEHVDVRDRLALDGKKAGGYFNQQIVEPIQGKNGPLGYLRLTLDTHTLPTEAKQVDNTTNILRLMLLLSLAIGVVLARTLLQGKRTRWQQSPFLLTASKSIPEEEESEKKD, encoded by the coding sequence ATGGCTCGCGCAAAACTGAAATTCCGGCTTCATCGTGCCGTGATTGTCCTGTCCTGTCTCGCATTATTAGTCGCGCTGATGCAAGGGGCATCGTGGTTCAGCCAGAATCACCAGCGGCAACGTAACCCGCAGTTTGAAGAACTGGCGCGCACCTTAGCCCGCCAGGTCACGCTGAACGTCGCGCCGGCCATGCGGACCGAAACGCCTGACGAGAAGCGGATAGGTCAGGTGTTACGCCAGTTGACGGAGAACAGCCGCATTCTTGATGCCGGTGTGTATGACGAACAAGGCGACCTGATCGCCCGCGCCGGAGAGCACGTCGACGTGCGCGACAGGCTGGCGCTGGACGGCAAAAAAGCCGGGGGCTATTTCAACCAGCAGATCGTTGAACCCATTCAGGGGAAGAATGGTCCGCTGGGGTATTTGCGCCTGACGCTGGATACCCACACCCTGCCAACAGAAGCCAAACAGGTGGATAACACCACCAATATTCTGCGCCTGATGCTGCTGCTTTCCCTCGCCATCGGCGTTGTGCTGGCACGTACCCTGCTGCAGGGCAAACGCACCCGCTGGCAACAGTCGCCTTTCCTGCTGACCGCCAGCAAGTCCATTCCCGAAGAGGAAGAGAGCGAGAAGAAGGATTAG
- the lplA gene encoding lipoate--protein ligase LplA codes for MTTLRLLISDSYDPWFNLAVEECIFRQMPATQRVLFLWRNADTVVIGRAQNPWKECNTRRMEDDNVRLARRSSGGGAVFHDLGNTCFTFMAGKPEYDKSISTSIVLNALNALGVTAEASGRNDLVVKTPEGDRKVSGSAYRETMDRGFHHGTLLLNADLSRLANYLNPDKKKLQAKGITSVRGRVANLVELLPGITHEQICDAIREAFFTHYGERVEAEVISPDKTPDLPNFAETFARQSSWEWNFGQAPAFSHLLDERFTWGGVELHFDVEKGHITRTQVFTDSLNPAPLEALAARLQGCLYRADMLQQACDALLADFPQQETELRELSAWLAHAVR; via the coding sequence ATGACGACGCTTCGCCTGCTCATCTCTGATTCGTACGATCCCTGGTTTAATCTCGCGGTGGAAGAGTGCATCTTCCGCCAGATGCCCGCCACCCAGCGCGTGCTGTTTCTCTGGCGTAACGCCGATACGGTGGTCATTGGCCGCGCGCAGAACCCATGGAAAGAGTGCAACACGCGGCGGATGGAAGACGATAACGTTCGTCTCGCAAGGCGCAGCTCGGGCGGTGGTGCGGTGTTCCACGATCTCGGCAACACCTGCTTCACCTTTATGGCGGGCAAGCCGGAATATGATAAAAGCATCTCCACATCCATTGTCCTTAACGCCCTAAACGCGCTCGGCGTGACGGCGGAAGCCTCCGGCCGTAACGATCTGGTGGTGAAGACCCCCGAGGGCGATCGCAAAGTCTCCGGATCCGCCTATCGTGAAACCATGGATCGCGGGTTCCATCACGGCACGCTGCTGCTCAACGCCGACCTGAGCCGTCTGGCCAACTACCTCAACCCCGACAAGAAAAAACTGCAGGCGAAGGGCATTACCTCCGTGCGTGGCCGCGTGGCGAACCTCGTGGAACTGCTGCCGGGCATCACCCATGAACAGATCTGCGACGCCATCCGCGAGGCCTTCTTTACGCATTACGGCGAGCGCGTGGAGGCAGAAGTCATTTCACCGGACAAAACGCCCGACCTGCCGAACTTCGCCGAAACCTTTGCCCGCCAGAGCAGCTGGGAGTGGAACTTCGGCCAGGCACCGGCGTTTTCACACCTGCTGGACGAGCGCTTTACGTGGGGCGGCGTGGAGCTGCACTTTGACGTGGAAAAGGGGCATATCACCCGTACCCAGGTCTTCACCGATAGCCTGAATCCTGCCCCGCTGGAAGCGCTGGCAGCGCGATTGCAGGGCTGCCTGTACCGCGCCGATATGCTCCAGCAGGCGTGCGATGCCCTGCTTGCGGACTTTCCGCAGCAGGAGACCGAGCTTCGCGAGCTTTCTGCCTGGCTGGCGCACGCGGTACGTTAA
- a CDS encoding DUF1120 domain-containing protein: MKKLLVATAISLAMSVTAAHAVDTAVLKVQGKLTNASCTPTLSNGGIVDYGTIRLGELNATATNQLGERDSSLTITCSSPTKVGWSITDDRTDSVSPNVNVKVLGDYSYPTDGSAMGLGKTAGGVAIGNWALYVVAANVTADSEHAIPVKKSDQQPAWTNATSLPVLNAAKHTMMSVISDDATNPNPMAFTQVVYPLKTSVAIDKTARLGITDDTQLDGQATITLTYL, encoded by the coding sequence ATGAAAAAGCTTCTCGTGGCGACGGCCATTTCACTGGCCATGTCCGTTACCGCTGCGCACGCGGTTGATACCGCTGTGCTCAAGGTCCAGGGCAAGCTGACTAACGCTTCCTGCACCCCAACCCTGAGCAATGGCGGGATCGTTGACTATGGCACGATCCGTCTTGGTGAACTGAACGCTACCGCAACCAACCAGTTGGGTGAGCGCGATTCTTCTCTGACCATCACCTGCTCCTCGCCAACCAAAGTAGGCTGGAGCATCACGGACGATCGCACCGACTCCGTGTCGCCAAACGTCAACGTTAAAGTGCTCGGCGATTATAGCTATCCGACCGACGGTTCAGCGATGGGCCTGGGCAAAACAGCAGGTGGCGTCGCCATTGGTAACTGGGCGCTTTACGTTGTGGCGGCAAACGTGACAGCGGATAGTGAGCACGCTATTCCCGTTAAGAAGTCGGACCAACAGCCTGCCTGGACAAATGCAACATCCCTTCCCGTGTTAAATGCAGCTAAGCATACGATGATGTCTGTTATATCAGATGATGCGACTAACCCGAACCCTATGGCCTTCACTCAGGTCGTCTACCCTCTTAAAACGTCAGTAGCCATCGATAAAACCGCCCGACTGGGTATTACCGATGATACCCAGCTTGACGGCCAGGCAACCATTACCCTGACCTACCTGTAA
- a CDS encoding DUF1120 domain-containing protein: MKKLLVATAISMAMSVTAAHAADTAVLKVQGKLTNASCTPTLSNGGIVDYGTIRLGELSATSTNQLGERDASLTITCSSPTKIGWGITDDRIDSVSSEVNVKVLGDWSYPTDGTAMGLGKTAGGVAIGNWALYVVAANVTADGEHAIPVKWSDQQPSWQNATLLPILNGKQHTVMSVISDDASTPNPMAFTQAVYPLKTSLAIDNTTRLAITDDTQLDGQATITLKYL, encoded by the coding sequence ATGAAAAAGCTTCTCGTGGCGACGGCCATTTCCATGGCAATGTCCGTTACCGCTGCGCACGCAGCTGACACCGCGGTGCTTAAGGTCCAGGGCAAGCTGACCAACGCCTCCTGCACACCAACCCTGAGCAATGGCGGGATCGTTGACTATGGCACGATCCGTCTTGGTGAACTGAGCGCTACCTCGACCAACCAGCTGGGTGAGCGCGATGCCTCCCTGACCATCACCTGCTCCTCGCCAACCAAAATAGGTTGGGGAATCACGGACGATCGCATCGACTCCGTGTCGTCAGAAGTTAACGTTAAAGTGCTCGGCGACTGGAGCTATCCGACCGACGGTACGGCGATGGGTCTGGGCAAGACAGCAGGTGGCGTAGCTATTGGTAACTGGGCGCTTTATGTTGTGGCGGCAAACGTGACAGCGGATGGCGAGCACGCTATTCCCGTTAAGTGGTCGGACCAGCAGCCATCCTGGCAAAATGCAACACTGCTTCCTATCTTAAATGGCAAGCAGCATACGGTGATGTCTGTTATTTCGGATGATGCGTCTACCCCGAACCCTATGGCCTTTACTCAGGCTGTTTATCCTCTTAAAACGTCATTAGCTATCGATAACACCACCCGACTGGCGATTACCGATGACACCCAGCTTGACGGCCAGGCGACCATTACCCTGAAATACCTGTAA
- a CDS encoding DUF1120 domain-containing protein — protein sequence MKKLLLAALIAATSTAALADASVVMKVKGKMNHASCTPELSNGGSIDFGTIALDQLSPNVVNQMGQKDMSLTINCPAATRVAWSIADNKEDSNAANDLTSSQFYIRDGADNGNDVWGAGTTYGVGFTSVGEKIGAYAIATRVNDITANGVPAQAIYAPAFTNSKGEYMWRNLTTGLIANGNAEIMTATSPGKTTPLAITNVVFPFKVSLAVVNTDRLTTTEETQLSGETTITLVYL from the coding sequence ATGAAAAAGCTTCTTCTCGCCGCCTTGATTGCTGCTACCTCCACGGCTGCGCTGGCAGACGCCTCCGTTGTCATGAAGGTGAAGGGCAAAATGAATCACGCCTCCTGCACGCCAGAACTGAGCAACGGTGGCTCAATCGACTTCGGCACCATTGCGCTGGACCAGCTGTCACCTAACGTGGTGAACCAGATGGGCCAGAAAGACATGTCGCTGACCATCAACTGCCCGGCTGCGACCCGCGTGGCGTGGAGTATTGCGGATAACAAAGAAGATTCAAACGCCGCGAACGATCTGACCTCCAGCCAGTTCTATATCCGCGATGGCGCAGACAACGGCAACGACGTCTGGGGCGCGGGCACCACCTACGGCGTGGGCTTTACGTCAGTGGGTGAAAAAATTGGTGCATATGCGATTGCGACCCGCGTTAACGATATTACCGCCAACGGCGTACCGGCTCAGGCGATCTATGCCCCGGCATTTACCAACAGCAAAGGGGAATACATGTGGCGTAACCTGACGACAGGTCTTATCGCCAACGGTAACGCGGAAATTATGACCGCAACCTCACCGGGCAAAACCACGCCGCTGGCCATTACTAACGTCGTCTTCCCGTTCAAGGTTTCTCTGGCCGTTGTGAATACCGATCGCCTGACCACCACGGAAGAAACACAGCTCAGCGGTGAAACAACAATTACTCTGGTTTATCTGTAA
- a CDS encoding DUF1120 domain-containing protein, which yields MKKVLLATVLTMAATAVCAEPTATLKIQGSLTTAGCVPELSNGGLANFGEIGLDSLTSAVPYQAGHKDVTLSIKCQSATRVGWTFHDDRADTNAGKTLSSTEFYVDNAGNDGTRASGAYQLNGVGKTSAGQNIGGYAVSTNLSAVTADGAAVQPIASTMYNGGTISSRSWINMWNTGYIMNDGTDVMTVSKTGQRAPLAFTTATFPLKIALAIAPSKNLTLTDKTELDGQSTITLVYL from the coding sequence ATGAAAAAAGTGCTTCTCGCCACGGTATTAACCATGGCAGCAACGGCTGTTTGCGCTGAACCTACCGCTACCCTGAAAATTCAGGGCTCGCTGACCACCGCAGGCTGCGTGCCGGAATTAAGCAACGGCGGCCTGGCTAACTTTGGTGAAATTGGTCTGGACTCACTGACCTCCGCCGTGCCTTACCAGGCGGGCCATAAGGACGTGACGCTGTCCATCAAATGCCAGTCTGCCACCCGTGTGGGCTGGACCTTCCACGATGACCGCGCTGACACCAACGCGGGTAAAACACTCTCCTCCACCGAGTTTTACGTTGACAATGCGGGCAATGACGGCACCAGAGCGTCCGGCGCCTATCAGCTGAACGGCGTGGGTAAAACCAGCGCCGGCCAGAACATCGGCGGCTACGCTGTTTCCACCAACCTGAGCGCGGTCACCGCAGACGGCGCAGCCGTTCAGCCTATTGCCAGCACCATGTACAACGGCGGCACCATCAGCAGCAGAAGCTGGATCAACATGTGGAACACCGGTTACATCATGAATGACGGCACCGACGTGATGACCGTGTCCAAAACCGGCCAGCGTGCGCCGCTGGCGTTCACTACGGCGACCTTCCCGCTGAAGATCGCCCTCGCCATTGCGCCAAGCAAAAACCTGACCCTGACCGATAAAACCGAGCTGGACGGCCAGTCCACCATCACCCTGGTTTATCTGTAA